From the Musa acuminata AAA Group cultivar baxijiao chromosome BXJ3-7, Cavendish_Baxijiao_AAA, whole genome shotgun sequence genome, one window contains:
- the LOC135642920 gene encoding alpha-humulene synthase-like, whose product MCACYFLSVLLVEQLIAMLWRMQECDARMQERAAELMEQVRSMFKDITNILQTMDLVDSIQLLGLSYHFEKEISEALNRVHDADFNDQALYDTALRFRLLRQQGYHVTPDVFNKFKDEKGSFMCTLESDVKGLLSLYNAAHLGTHREIILDEAISFTRNHLLSALGDLKPPLTTQVSLDLETPLYRRMRRLLARDYIFIYQEDATRNDVILELAKLDFNILQSLHREELKNISLWWNEIAPFKSLDCSRDRLVECYYWTLGIYFEPHYSRARMITAKVFALITIMDDIYDVYSTLEESRQFTEAIQRWDAKTVQQLPEYMKDYFLKLIHTFEEFETLLALDEKYRLYYLKEAMKAVSKAYFEESKWCAQRYVPTVEEHLQVSLISAAYPMLKCASFVGMGEIATEEVFKWITSFPKIVRASTIIARIMNDITSHEVWS is encoded by the exons atGTGCGCATGCTACTTTCTTTCGGTTTTGTTGGTTGAACAATTAATTGCTATGCTATGGAGGATGCAGGAGTGCGATGCAAGGATGCAAGAGAGAGCTGCAGAACTGATGGAGCAGGTAAGAAGCATGTTCAAGGACATTACCAACATCTTGCAAACTATGGACTTGgtcgattcaatccagcttcttggattgaGTTATCACTTCGAGAAAGAAATAAGTGAAGCATTAAACCGAGTCCATGATGCCGATTTTAACGATCAGGCTCTCTACGATACTGCTCTCCGGTTTCGCCTGCTGAGACAACAAGGGTATCATGTGACCCCTG atgtttttaacaagttcaaagatgaGAAAGGGAGTTTCATGTGTACCTTGGAAAGTGATGTGAAGGGACTGTTAAGCTTGTACAACGCAGCTCATCTTGGGACTCACAGGGAGATAATTCTTGATGAAGCCATCTCTTTTACCAGGAACCATCTATTATCTGCGTTAGGCGATCTTAAACCACCATTAACAACGCAAGTGTCTCTTGACCTCGAGACACCTCTATATAGAAGGATGAGAAGGCTCTTGGCAAGAGATTATATCTTTATATACCAAGAGGATGCCACACGAAATGATGTCATACTGGAGCTTGCAAAGCTGGACTTCAATATACTACAATCTCTTCATCGTGAGGAGCTTAAGAACATCTCTTT GTGGTGGAACGAAATAGCACCCTTCAAAAGTCTCGATTGTTCTCGAGACCGATTGGTGGAGTGCTACTATTGGACTCTGGGCATATACTTTGAACCCCACTATTCCCGTGCACGAATGATAACGGCCAAGGTCTTTGCCCTAATCACTATTATGGATGACATCTATGATGTCTATAGCACACTGGAGGAGAGTCGACAATTCACCGAGGCAATCCAAAG ATGGGACGCAAAGACTGTTCAACAACTACCAGAGTATATGAAGGACTACTTTCTCAAGTTAATTCACACCTTTGAAGAGTTCGAAACTTTGTTAGCACTCGATGAGAAGTATCGCTTATACTATCTTAAGGAAGCG ATGAAAGCTGTATCTAAAGCTTACTTCGAGGAATCCAAATGGTGTGCTCAACGTTACGTGCCAACTGTTGAAGAACACCTACAGGTTTCCCTGATAAGTGCAGCATATCCTATGCTCAAATGTGCTTCTTTTGTTGGAATGGGAGAAATAGCGACGGAGGAGGTATTTAAGTGGATTACTAGTTTCCCAAAGATTGTCCGAGCTTCTACGATAATTGCCCGTATCATGAATGACATTACTTCACATGAGGTATGGTCATAA